From a region of the Triticum aestivum cultivar Chinese Spring chromosome 7D, IWGSC CS RefSeq v2.1, whole genome shotgun sequence genome:
- the LOC123165987 gene encoding protein WHI3, with amino-acid sequence MAASYYNPPPARTSYATLPPPPPGTSSYGTYRQHEHAYLATHPPPAYGGYFDRAEPLAPPRDELRTLFIAGLPADVKPREVYNLFRDFPGYVSSHVRSGKSTQSYAFAVFADQPSALAAMSATNGLIFDLEKNCSIHVDLAKSNSRSNSSKRPRSDYEDFPKSTGKKARSPRGRPDSGAGSNIHMSGMGNSSHSLNGYPAQSYMDFGSSAAFSKDPAIFAPQNNPPCPTLFVANLGQTVSDRELTDVFSSCEGFIKLKMQNKFGAPVAFVDFKDDHSSTEALNRLQGAILHSSSGEGMRLEYAKSRMGLRKQRDSRS; translated from the exons ATGGCCGCCTCCTACTACAACCCGCCGCCTGCCAGGACCTCCTACGCCACCCTGCCCCCTCCCCCGCCGGGCACCTCCTCGTACGGCACGTACCGCCAGCACGAGCACGCCTACCTAGCGACGCACCCTCCGCCCGCGTACGGCGGCTACTTCGACCGCGCGGAGCCCCTGGCGCCGCCGCGCGACGAGCTGCGCACCCTCTTCATCGCCGGCCTCCCCGCCGACGTCAAGCCCCGCGAGGTCTACAACCTCTTCCGCGACTTCCCCGGCTACGTCTCCTCCCACGTCCGCTCCGGCAAATCCACCCAG TCGTATGCGTTTGCTGTGTTTGCAGATCAGCCGTCTGCGTTAGCTGCAATGAGTGCCACAAAT GGATTGATATTTGACCTTGAGAAGAACTGTTCTATCCATGTAGATCTTGCAAAATCTAATTCAAGATCAAACTCATCAAAGCGCCCAAGATCAG ACTATGAGGATTTCCCTAAATCTACTGGGAAAAAAGCTAGAAGCCCAAGGGGACGTCCTGATTCAG GTGCTGGAAGCAATATTCACATGTCCGGAATGGGTAATTCTTCACACAGCCTGAATGGTTATCCTGCACAAAG CTATATGGATTTTGGTTCTAGTGCTGCTTTCAGCAAG GATCCGGCAATATTTGCTCCTCAAAATAATCCGCCATGTCCTACGCTTTTTGTTGCAAATCTTGGTCAGACTGTTTCTGATCGTGAGCTGACTGATGTTTTCTCAAG TTGCGAGGGATTCATAAAGTTGAAGATGCAAAACAAGTTTGGAGCACCAGTTGCATTTGTTGATTTCAAG GACGACCACAGTTCAACTGAAGCCCTAAATCGTCTCCAAGGAGCTATTCTACATTCATCATCTGGCGAGGGCATGCGTTTAGA ATATGCTAAATCTCGGATGGGCCTGCGCAAGCAGCGTGACAGCCGGTCCTAA